In Actinomadura citrea, a single window of DNA contains:
- a CDS encoding response regulator transcription factor translates to MRVAVAEDSGIFRQALVTLLTTVGIDVVASAGSGEELLARVADDPPDVAILDLHMPPTFTNEGVVAARRLLERHPGLGVLVLSAFNETPQAMELFRGRPRGVGYLLKDHVTDVENLRSALERVMRGEVVIDPDVVTRLVEARHREQELSRLSGREREVLGLMAEGHSNAGIGKRLHLSARTVEDHVRAIFAKLKITTPGGPPGPQDSNKRVLAVLTWLRAAETR, encoded by the coding sequence ATGCGAGTAGCCGTGGCGGAGGACAGCGGGATCTTCCGGCAGGCTCTGGTCACCCTTCTCACCACGGTCGGGATCGACGTGGTGGCCTCCGCCGGCTCCGGCGAGGAACTGCTGGCCCGCGTCGCCGACGATCCGCCGGACGTCGCCATCCTCGACCTGCACATGCCGCCCACGTTCACCAACGAGGGCGTCGTCGCGGCACGCCGGCTCCTGGAGCGCCACCCCGGCCTCGGCGTCCTGGTCCTGTCGGCCTTCAACGAGACCCCGCAGGCGATGGAGCTGTTCCGCGGCAGGCCGCGCGGCGTCGGATACCTGCTGAAAGACCACGTGACGGATGTGGAGAACCTGCGTTCGGCGCTGGAGCGGGTCATGCGCGGCGAGGTCGTCATCGATCCCGACGTGGTGACCAGGCTGGTCGAGGCGCGGCACCGCGAGCAGGAGCTGTCCAGGCTGTCGGGGCGCGAGAGGGAGGTCCTCGGGCTGATGGCGGAAGGCCACTCCAACGCCGGCATCGGAAAGCGGCTGCACCTGTCCGCCCGGACGGTCGAGGACCACGTGCGGGCCATCTTCGCCAAGCTCAAGATCACCACGCCCGGCGGGCCGCCCGGTCCCCAGGACAGCAACAAGCGCGTGCTCGCCGTCCTGACGTGGCTGCGCGCTGCCGAGACCCGCTGA
- a CDS encoding ATP-binding protein → MRPVPRWPPWLGARVRRALAAGAAVAVAALACGWPHWRAQPVAAAVTLVCCGGFAVAGGLFAAGRTGRRTGAAFVAAAAAWAVTWAAAWNTGAAPLVSVFAQSVFFLAIGIGVLLYPAGRLEGAAAKPWTAAAVVIMVGGQGLLCAVSRPAWNGFAASVTWPVLRPDHEAFHGVQRGLAGAMTVLAGALVVILVARLPRTGRLDRALTVPVAVAVTFGVTGALAVQSTLIGSDAELADVLDVYLFQGVFATVLPLAFLGAALRARLAELIVAERMQRLLVAPVSVARVRGALRTVLGDDDLDLWMWADGGYVDVDGRRMRDAPGGSAGRWRHEVRTSGGEPLATVDLAAALRDHEPLVEAALVAGGRALETVRLQAAAQANLERAREARERLVRVQAAERERLAADLKHSARQRLHDLEEMLVRLEVAAADPRAREQAGTCRRELTEAVAELEALARGMHPAILADAGLAPAMELVASRTAVPVHLDLPADRFPPEIESTLYFALCEALTNAVKHARADAIHLTVRTGPDGIAAEVRDDGVGGAAPDPGGGLAGLTDRVRALRGRVTVQSPPGEGTTVRIVLPSGDGA, encoded by the coding sequence GTGAGGCCCGTCCCCCGGTGGCCGCCGTGGCTCGGCGCGCGGGTCCGACGCGCCCTGGCCGCGGGGGCGGCGGTCGCGGTCGCGGCGCTGGCCTGCGGCTGGCCGCACTGGCGCGCCCAGCCCGTCGCCGCCGCCGTCACCCTGGTCTGCTGCGGCGGGTTCGCCGTCGCGGGCGGGCTGTTCGCGGCGGGGCGCACCGGCCGGCGCACCGGCGCGGCGTTCGTCGCGGCCGCCGCGGCGTGGGCCGTCACCTGGGCGGCGGCCTGGAACACCGGCGCGGCGCCGCTGGTGTCGGTGTTCGCCCAGTCGGTGTTCTTCCTCGCCATCGGCATCGGCGTGCTGCTGTACCCGGCGGGGCGGCTGGAGGGCGCCGCCGCGAAGCCGTGGACCGCCGCCGCTGTTGTGATCATGGTCGGCGGGCAGGGGCTGCTGTGCGCCGTCTCCCGTCCGGCCTGGAACGGCTTCGCGGCGTCGGTGACCTGGCCGGTGCTGCGTCCCGACCACGAGGCGTTCCACGGCGTCCAGCGGGGGCTGGCCGGCGCGATGACGGTGCTGGCCGGCGCCCTCGTGGTGATCCTGGTGGCCCGCCTGCCGCGCACGGGGCGGCTGGACCGCGCGCTCACCGTTCCCGTCGCCGTCGCCGTGACGTTTGGCGTCACCGGCGCCCTGGCGGTCCAGAGCACGCTCATCGGCAGCGACGCAGAACTGGCGGACGTGCTGGACGTCTACCTCTTCCAGGGCGTCTTCGCCACGGTGCTGCCGCTGGCGTTCCTCGGCGCCGCGCTGCGCGCCCGGCTGGCCGAGCTGATCGTCGCCGAGCGGATGCAGCGCCTGCTCGTCGCCCCCGTCTCGGTGGCGCGCGTCCGCGGCGCGCTCCGCACCGTCCTGGGCGACGACGACCTGGACCTGTGGATGTGGGCGGACGGCGGCTACGTCGACGTGGACGGCCGCCGCATGCGCGACGCGCCCGGAGGCTCGGCGGGCCGCTGGCGGCACGAGGTCCGCACGTCCGGCGGCGAGCCCCTCGCCACCGTCGACCTCGCCGCCGCGCTCCGCGACCACGAGCCGCTCGTCGAGGCGGCGCTGGTCGCGGGCGGCCGCGCGCTGGAGACCGTCCGGCTCCAGGCCGCCGCGCAGGCCAATCTGGAGCGGGCGCGCGAGGCGCGCGAGCGCCTGGTGCGCGTCCAGGCGGCCGAGCGCGAGCGGCTCGCCGCCGACCTGAAGCACAGTGCCCGGCAGCGGCTCCACGACCTGGAGGAGATGCTCGTCCGGCTGGAGGTCGCGGCGGCTGACCCGCGGGCCCGCGAGCAGGCCGGGACCTGCCGCCGCGAACTGACCGAGGCGGTCGCCGAACTGGAGGCCCTGGCCCGCGGCATGCACCCGGCGATCCTCGCCGACGCCGGGCTGGCCCCGGCGATGGAGCTGGTCGCCAGCCGCACGGCCGTGCCCGTCCATCTCGACCTGCCCGCGGACCGGTTCCCGCCCGAGATCGAGTCGACGCTCTACTTCGCGCTCTGCGAGGCCCTCACCAACGCCGTCAAGCACGCCCGGGCCGACGCGATCCACCTGACCGTCCGCACGGGGCCGGACGGGATCGCCGCCGAGGTCCGCGACGACGGCGTCGGCGGTGCCGCCCCGGACCCGGGCGGCGGCCTGGCGGGCCTCACCGACCGCGTCCGCGCCCTGCGCGGCCGGGTCACCGTCCAGAGCCCGCCGGGGGAGGGCACCACGGTCCGCATCGTCCTCCCGTCCGGAGACGGCGCCTGA
- a CDS encoding STAS domain-containing protein produces MSIGAGETPEGTPIDPLRVRSDARGPCLLVEAEGELTILTADALREHVLADMRAMSGPALIVLDVGEVSFCDSSGLNAMITLWKAAHASGGELVLARPERRFRTIIERSGLDRHLIAHPTTEQALDALSSR; encoded by the coding sequence ATGTCCATCGGAGCCGGCGAGACGCCGGAGGGAACCCCCATCGATCCATTGCGGGTCCGCAGCGACGCCCGCGGCCCCTGCCTGCTGGTAGAGGCGGAGGGGGAGCTCACGATCCTGACGGCCGACGCGCTGCGCGAGCACGTCCTGGCCGACATGCGGGCCATGAGCGGGCCGGCCCTGATCGTCCTGGACGTCGGCGAGGTGAGCTTCTGCGACTCCTCGGGACTGAACGCGATGATCACTCTGTGGAAGGCCGCCCACGCCTCCGGGGGCGAGCTCGTCCTGGCCCGCCCGGAGCGCCGGTTCCGCACGATCATCGAACGCAGCGGCCTGGACCGGCACCTCATCGCCCACCCGACCACCGAGCAGGCCCTCGACGCGCTCTCCTCCCGCTGA
- a CDS encoding ABC transporter permease: protein MTATTLHAPARAAGRDGGLAGAGMLLKIWLRRDRVMMPAWIYGLTALVSSTVYSLKHEYDTPSALASFARGINDNPSTRALYGPVLNDGSVAGLSAWRVGATGAAFTAVMCVLLVVRHTRAEEEAGRLELVGAAAVGRRAPLTAALLTAVTAAGTLGAVAALVMILFGLPAAGSVAFGLSWFGAGLVFSGVAALTAQIAETSRLANGLAFAVLGVSYLLRGVADASSAHWVSWLSPIGWAQRVRPCADEQWAVLLLPLAAFVLLVAAAYLLTERRDLGAGILAPSLGPAHAPPSLRGPFSLWWRLQRGTLLGWAGGFLVYGLAIGGVADGVDDLVNGSDAVLDDIRKMGGQQDIADAFLATAMGLMALFTAAYAVQSLLRLRAEESGGRLEPVLATAVGRTRWAVAALANTVAGTVVMLTATGLAVGLVHGARSDDLAGQLPRQLGAALAQLPSVWVVAAAAMLLFGALPRAASAGWGVLAVFLLLGQVGPLLGLPQAVMDLSPFTHTPKLPGGDADPLPLLALTAVAAGLAAVGLAAFRRRDVT from the coding sequence ATGACCGCCACGACCCTGCACGCCCCCGCGCGCGCCGCCGGCCGCGACGGCGGCCTCGCCGGCGCGGGCATGCTGCTGAAGATCTGGCTGCGCCGCGACCGCGTCATGATGCCGGCCTGGATCTACGGGCTGACCGCGCTCGTCTCCAGCACCGTCTACAGCCTCAAGCACGAGTACGACACGCCCTCGGCGCTCGCGAGCTTCGCGCGCGGCATCAACGACAACCCGTCCACGCGGGCGCTCTACGGGCCCGTCCTGAACGACGGCAGCGTCGCGGGGCTCAGCGCGTGGCGCGTCGGCGCGACCGGCGCCGCGTTCACCGCGGTGATGTGCGTCCTGCTGGTCGTCCGGCACACGCGCGCCGAGGAGGAGGCCGGCCGGCTGGAGCTGGTCGGCGCCGCCGCCGTCGGGCGCCGCGCGCCGCTCACCGCGGCGCTCCTGACCGCGGTGACCGCCGCCGGGACCCTGGGGGCGGTGGCCGCGCTCGTCATGATCCTCTTCGGGCTGCCGGCGGCCGGTTCGGTCGCGTTCGGGCTGTCCTGGTTCGGCGCCGGGCTGGTGTTCTCCGGCGTCGCGGCGCTCACCGCCCAGATCGCCGAGACCTCGCGCCTGGCCAACGGCCTGGCGTTCGCCGTCCTCGGCGTGTCCTACCTGCTGCGCGGCGTGGCCGACGCGAGCTCGGCGCACTGGGTCTCGTGGCTGTCGCCGATCGGCTGGGCACAGCGCGTCCGCCCGTGCGCGGACGAGCAGTGGGCCGTCCTGCTGCTTCCCCTCGCCGCGTTCGTGCTGCTGGTCGCCGCCGCCTACCTGCTGACCGAGCGCCGCGACCTCGGCGCCGGGATCCTGGCTCCGTCCCTCGGCCCCGCGCACGCCCCGCCGTCCCTGCGCGGCCCGTTCTCTCTGTGGTGGCGGCTGCAGCGCGGGACGCTGCTCGGCTGGGCCGGCGGCTTCCTGGTGTACGGGCTGGCGATCGGCGGGGTCGCGGACGGCGTCGACGACCTGGTCAACGGCAGCGACGCCGTCCTGGACGACATCCGCAAGATGGGCGGCCAGCAGGACATCGCGGACGCGTTCCTCGCCACGGCCATGGGCCTCATGGCGCTGTTCACCGCCGCCTACGCGGTGCAGAGCCTCCTGCGGCTGCGCGCCGAGGAGAGCGGCGGACGCCTGGAACCCGTCCTCGCGACCGCCGTCGGACGCACCCGCTGGGCCGTCGCCGCCCTGGCGAACACCGTCGCGGGGACGGTGGTCATGCTCACCGCCACCGGCCTGGCCGTGGGCCTGGTCCACGGCGCCCGCTCGGACGACCTCGCCGGCCAGCTTCCCCGCCAGCTCGGCGCGGCGCTGGCCCAGCTCCCGTCGGTCTGGGTCGTCGCCGCCGCCGCGATGCTGCTGTTCGGCGCCCTTCCCCGCGCGGCGTCCGCCGGATGGGGCGTCCTCGCCGTCTTCCTGCTCCTCGGCCAGGTGGGACCGCTGCTGGGTCTCCCGCAGGCGGTCATGGACCTGTCCCCCTTCACCCACACCCCGAAGCTGCCCGGCGGCGACGCCGACCCGCTCCCCCTTCTCGCGCTCACCGCGGTGGCGGCCGGACTGGCCGCGGTCGGACTCGCCGCCTTCCGCCGCCGCGACGTCACCTGA
- a CDS encoding ABC transporter ATP-binding protein: MNDVVRADGLVKTFGRTRALDALDLRVAPGEVHGFLGPNGAGKSTTIRVLLGLMRADSGAASLLGGDPWRDATALHRRIAYVPGDVTLWPNLSGGEVIDLLGRLRGGLDGNRRDELLGRFELDPKKKGRAYSKGNRQKVALVAAFASDAELLILDEPTSGLDPLMEEVFQECVREERRAGRTVLLSSHILSEVEALCDRVTIIRKGRTVETGTLDELRHLTRTSIHAELAAAADGVPLPGAHDVRIDGTTIRFEVDTPELDAALKELTRIGVRTLTSRPPTLEELFLRHYEDDLARETAS; the protein is encoded by the coding sequence ATGAATGACGTGGTCCGGGCCGACGGCCTGGTCAAGACGTTCGGCCGGACGCGCGCGCTCGACGCCCTCGACCTGCGCGTCGCCCCCGGCGAGGTGCACGGGTTCCTCGGCCCCAACGGCGCCGGGAAGTCCACGACCATCCGCGTCCTGCTCGGGCTGATGCGCGCCGACTCCGGCGCCGCGAGCCTGCTCGGCGGCGACCCGTGGCGCGACGCCACCGCCCTGCACCGCCGCATCGCCTACGTCCCGGGCGACGTCACGCTGTGGCCGAACCTGTCCGGCGGCGAGGTCATCGACCTGCTCGGGCGGTTGCGCGGCGGCCTCGACGGGAACCGGCGGGACGAGCTGCTCGGCCGCTTCGAACTCGACCCGAAGAAGAAGGGCCGCGCCTACTCCAAGGGCAACCGGCAGAAGGTCGCCCTCGTCGCGGCGTTCGCGTCCGACGCGGAACTGCTCATCCTGGACGAGCCCACCTCCGGACTCGACCCGCTCATGGAGGAGGTCTTCCAGGAGTGCGTGCGGGAGGAGAGGCGTGCCGGGCGCACCGTCCTGCTGTCCAGCCACATCCTCAGCGAGGTCGAGGCGCTCTGCGACCGCGTCACCATCATCCGCAAGGGCCGGACGGTCGAGACCGGCACGCTCGACGAGCTGCGGCACCTGACCCGCACGTCCATCCACGCCGAGCTCGCCGCCGCCGCGGACGGCGTCCCGCTGCCGGGGGCGCACGACGTCCGCATCGACGGCACCACCATCAGGTTCGAGGTCGACACCCCCGAGCTGGACGCCGCGCTCAAGGAGCTCACCCGGATCGGCGTGCGGACGCTGACGAGCCGGCCGCCCACGCTCGAAGAGCTGTTCCTGCGCCACTACGAGGACGACCTCGCCAGGGAGACCGCGTCATGA
- a CDS encoding TetR/AcrR family transcriptional regulator → MAGTGRAAGPAPEDLTARAKIRDAALQQFAEHGMKGATFRGIAKAAGVSVGLVQHHFGSKEELREACDAYALDTVRELSSTSAGEAMGDPGFLAAAVQADLPVRRYLARALVDGSAAAGRVFDDLVDVTERYLADPPPGTAAPTTRDAQAYAAAIVAMTTGIEVLHQHLSRVLGVDTFTPEGSLRLRRAVLEIFDDQLLDRETVTRAHAAMDRYEASIKGDDDE, encoded by the coding sequence ATGGCGGGGACCGGCCGGGCCGCGGGCCCGGCGCCCGAGGACCTGACGGCGCGGGCCAAGATCCGGGACGCGGCGCTGCAGCAGTTCGCCGAGCACGGCATGAAGGGCGCGACGTTCCGCGGGATCGCCAAGGCCGCCGGGGTCTCGGTGGGGCTCGTCCAGCACCACTTCGGCTCGAAGGAGGAACTGCGCGAGGCGTGCGACGCCTACGCGCTCGACACGGTCCGCGAGCTCAGCTCGACCTCCGCCGGCGAGGCGATGGGCGACCCGGGGTTCCTGGCCGCGGCCGTCCAGGCGGACCTGCCCGTCCGGCGCTACCTGGCCCGCGCGCTCGTCGACGGCTCGGCGGCGGCGGGACGCGTGTTCGACGACCTGGTCGACGTGACCGAGCGGTACCTGGCGGATCCGCCGCCCGGGACCGCCGCGCCCACCACCCGTGACGCACAGGCCTACGCCGCCGCGATCGTCGCGATGACGACCGGGATCGAGGTGCTGCACCAGCACCTCAGCCGGGTCCTCGGCGTCGACACCTTCACCCCCGAGGGGTCGCTGCGGCTGCGCCGCGCGGTCCTGGAGATCTTCGACGACCAACTGCTCGACCGGGAGACCGTCACGCGCGCCCACGCGGCGATGGACCGGTACGAGGCGAGTATCAAGGGAGACGACGATGAATGA
- a CDS encoding FecCD family ABC transporter permease has product MFSPARERPPKSPERHGPSRGAHPWWFVLLAAVLLLTVGASLAIGAGDVPLADVLPGVFSPDDGSRAQLIVHELRLPRTLLGVTVGVALGLAGAVMQALTRNPLAEPGLLGVNGGAALAVVLVIGAFRVDDLLVYVWAAFAGAAGAAALVYLIGARGRGGASPARLVLAGAAVNAVFSAMTAGVMLFTPRTFGGFRFWQVGSLGGRDVPVFLRVLPFVLAGTLLALALARPLNALGLGDDASRALGSRPGWTRALGALAVVLLCGSATAAAGPITFLGLAVPFIVRTAVGPDQRLVLPYSLLLAPVLLLGADIIGRVVTPGELETGIVTAFLGAPLFAVMVRRGRTRDL; this is encoded by the coding sequence GTGTTTTCCCCTGCGCGAGAACGCCCGCCGAAATCCCCGGAACGGCACGGGCCGTCGCGCGGCGCGCATCCGTGGTGGTTCGTCCTGCTCGCGGCGGTGCTGCTGCTCACCGTCGGGGCGAGCCTCGCGATCGGCGCCGGGGATGTCCCGCTCGCGGACGTGCTGCCGGGCGTGTTCTCCCCGGACGACGGCTCCCGGGCGCAGCTGATCGTCCATGAGCTGCGGCTGCCCCGCACCCTCCTCGGCGTTACCGTCGGCGTGGCGCTCGGTCTGGCGGGCGCGGTGATGCAGGCGCTCACCCGCAACCCGCTCGCCGAGCCGGGCCTGCTCGGCGTGAACGGCGGCGCGGCCCTCGCGGTCGTCCTCGTCATCGGCGCGTTCCGCGTGGACGACCTGCTCGTCTACGTGTGGGCGGCCTTCGCCGGAGCGGCGGGCGCGGCGGCCCTGGTCTACCTGATCGGCGCCCGGGGGCGCGGCGGCGCGTCACCGGCGCGGCTGGTGCTCGCGGGCGCCGCCGTCAACGCCGTCTTCAGCGCGATGACGGCCGGCGTGATGCTGTTCACCCCGCGCACCTTCGGCGGCTTCCGGTTCTGGCAGGTCGGCTCGCTCGGCGGCCGCGACGTGCCGGTCTTCCTGCGCGTCCTGCCGTTCGTCCTCGCCGGGACGCTGCTCGCGCTGGCGCTCGCCCGCCCGCTGAACGCCCTCGGCCTGGGCGACGACGCGAGCCGCGCCCTCGGCTCCCGCCCCGGGTGGACGAGGGCGCTCGGGGCGCTCGCGGTGGTGCTGCTGTGCGGGTCCGCGACGGCGGCGGCCGGGCCCATCACGTTCCTCGGGCTGGCCGTCCCCTTCATCGTCCGGACGGCGGTCGGCCCGGACCAGCGGCTCGTCCTGCCCTACTCGCTGCTGCTCGCGCCCGTCCTGCTGCTCGGCGCGGACATCATCGGCCGCGTCGTCACGCCCGGAGAACTGGAGACCGGCATCGTCACCGCCTTCCTCGGGGCGCCGTTGTTCGCGGTGATGGTCCGGAGGGGGAGGACGCGCGACCTATGA
- a CDS encoding FecCD family ABC transporter permease: protein MSLRWEPRSAAVCGMLAAVAVCAAVLVVGSGEFPIAPPDVVRVLLGRGDQATEFIVTTLRLPRAVTGLLAGLALGLSGAVFQSISRNPLGSPDLIGFTTGSASGALLQILVFGGGAVAITVSSVAGAVLTALAVYLVAYRRGGGVHGVRLVLIGVAAAAMLEALNSYLITRAELREAYEAAFWLTGSLNGRDWDQAVPLALALAVLVPAALLLARPLGMGELGDDAARALGVPVQRTRALLTVAGVGLVAAATAAAGPVPFVALAAPQLARRLTRRPGAQLLPAALTGAALLASADLISLHLPVAVPVGVVTGVLGGVYLAWLLSASGRR, encoded by the coding sequence GTGTCACTGCGTTGGGAGCCGCGCTCGGCGGCGGTGTGCGGCATGCTGGCCGCGGTCGCGGTCTGCGCGGCCGTCCTCGTCGTCGGCTCGGGGGAGTTCCCCATCGCGCCGCCGGACGTGGTGCGCGTCCTCCTCGGCAGGGGCGACCAGGCCACCGAGTTCATCGTCACGACCCTGCGCCTGCCGCGCGCCGTCACCGGCCTGCTCGCCGGACTGGCGCTCGGCCTGTCCGGGGCCGTCTTCCAGAGCATCTCCCGCAACCCGCTCGGCAGCCCCGACCTCATCGGCTTCACCACCGGCTCGGCGTCCGGTGCGCTGCTGCAGATCCTGGTGTTCGGCGGCGGGGCCGTCGCGATCACCGTCAGCTCGGTCGCGGGCGCGGTGCTGACCGCGCTCGCGGTGTACCTGGTCGCCTACCGCCGGGGCGGCGGCGTGCACGGCGTCCGGTTGGTGCTGATCGGCGTCGCGGCGGCGGCGATGCTGGAGGCGCTCAACTCCTACCTCATCACCCGCGCCGAACTGCGCGAGGCGTACGAGGCCGCGTTCTGGCTGACCGGCAGCCTCAACGGGAGGGACTGGGACCAGGCCGTCCCGCTCGCGCTCGCGCTGGCCGTCCTCGTCCCCGCGGCGCTGCTGCTGGCCCGGCCGCTCGGCATGGGGGAGCTCGGCGACGACGCCGCGCGGGCGCTCGGCGTGCCCGTCCAGCGGACGCGGGCGCTGCTGACGGTCGCCGGGGTGGGTCTCGTCGCGGCGGCGACCGCGGCGGCCGGTCCCGTCCCGTTCGTGGCGCTCGCCGCGCCGCAGCTCGCCCGGCGGCTGACCCGCCGCCCCGGCGCGCAGCTGCTGCCCGCCGCGCTGACCGGCGCGGCGCTGCTGGCGAGCGCGGACCTCATCTCGCTGCACCTGCCGGTCGCGGTGCCGGTCGGCGTCGTCACCGGCGTCCTCGGCGGCGTCTACCTCGCGTGGCTGCTGTCCGCCTCCGGTCGGCGTTGA